The nucleotide sequence GTAAAATAGATGAACAACAATCTTTAGCATTAGCAGAGTATTTATAACATAAAAATTTAATATATGAGTGAGATAACTATCATTAACCCAAACGATTTGAGAACAATAGTATCAGATGTTGTAGAAGAAAAATTAATCGCATTTGCAAACTGGTTTGAAGCAAAGCTAATCCAAGAGGAAAGACCGTTAACTGCAAAAGAAGCCATGAAATATTTAAGTATGTCTAGAGCAACTTTTTATCGTTATGTAGATAAAGGGGTTATCCCTAAAAGAATGCTTGATACAAAGGTTTACTATTATAAATCAGACCTTGATAATGCAATATTGAAAGTAAACTAAATTATTAACTACAGAATCCTTAGAGTTTTCTATTTGATAGAAACGGCAACCGAGTTGAAAAACCACGGTGCTTCACGGGTTTAATCCCAGATTCGGAACTTTAAATAGTTCAAAAATATTCAAAGAGTATTGCTCTAAGGGTTTTTAATGCAGAAAAATTATGATTGTATTTAAAAACATTAGAAGTCCAAAAGTTTCAGATAAAAATATAACAAGAAAGAAAGTTGTCCAACTTTTTAAAGTTAGTCCTCAAACTATCAACAACTTGAAGTATAGAGGAGTGATAAATGCCTATGGTATGCCAGAAAGCGACAAGGTATACTTTAAAAGAAGTGAGCTTGAACAGGCAATGATTAAAATAAACTAACCATTGCCATGAGAATAGATACAAAACATGGTAGGTTCTATGTAAATCTACCAAGCAAACTATTTAACAAGATTGAAGAGATTGCACAGGCGTATGAAGATATTGATTTAGGAATGTTAGGGCTACTGTTACACTTTATTATAACAGGTAAGTTCAATGACAAAAACTTAGAAAATGGTGCTGAATGGGTGGCTCTAAACAGCGAGATACTAAGAAAGTATGACTACTTAGAATTTAAAACTAAAACCCATCTCGAAGTTATGGTCAAAGAAAAAATACTGGATTTCAAAGACTATTATATAACAAGAACTCGTTCCAGAAAAAAGAGCAAAAGTAGAACCTATAAAATTAAAGATGTGTATTTTGAAAAAGTCTCTATTCCTTATTGTTTTAGTAGCCCTAAGCTGGTCGGAAAAGTATCTAAATATCACACTCAAAGAAGAGTAATAGCGGAGTACAGATGTGAGCATCTTACCAAGTGGTTACAACATGATGGGTTTACCATTAATACAGTGAAAGCAAAAGCATATGTCGAAAGCAAATATGTAGATAAAGATGATGATTATAAAAGAGAAAAACGTATACAAGCAATCGACAATTTCGACTCGTATCAAACAGCCTACTCTCGTGAGGGCAAAGACGATAGACTTCATAGCTATTTTGTTAGGTTGCCATCAGATTTAAAGCAGTTTGTACGGTTCGAGGGTCAAACATTAAAAGAGGTTGATATAACAAGTTCTCAACCATTCATCTTTAGCTATATATTAGATACTATAAAGCAAGAATATTTTATAGAAATAGATAGATATAAATCAATTTCATACAGGAGGTTTAGTAATAGATTATATAAAAGATTTAATAGTCTAATTAATGTATATAATGATAA is from Flavobacteriaceae bacterium and encodes:
- a CDS encoding DNA-binding protein, which codes for MSEITIINPNDLRTIVSDVVEEKLIAFANWFEAKLIQEERPLTAKEAMKYLSMSRATFYRYVDKGVIPKRMLDTKVYYYKSDLDNAILKVN